The following proteins are encoded in a genomic region of Actinopolymorpha sp. NPDC004070:
- a CDS encoding ABC transporter substrate-binding protein, which produces MKRSAVVRLLAGACGLALAATACGGQSGEGGGSAGASTLSVVNASGALWTCNFNPYAPASGQTAGAIWEPLIYVNTLTGKEKPWLATGYKWSSDRKELTFTTRSGVKWTDGKPFTAKDVAYTFNAAKANDALDSYALWGEGVLDSVTAVNDSTVKFRFKRVSTSSFYYIAGQTWILPEHVWSKVKDPVKEMMRKPVGTGPYTIGSCTPQAVTYTKNTKYWQKGKPKVDKVLYPAFVDNQPANRYLAQGKGDWGGQFVPNIDNYWVAKDKAHRKYWYPPSGNVYIGINSAKPYLGDKRVRQALSFAVDRDKVSSDAMYGYQPPANQAAIPTPTFKDWLDQAAVSKYDYGFDPAKVASRLQAAGFTKGPDGMFKTPDGKPFKLSIINNGGFTDWVAAVQVLTASFKKAGIAVEALNLNGNEYNRRLSQGQFDLAYMSASSGPTPYYELRDVLYGAYAKPVGQDTSRNYERWKNPATDALIRQYDTLTDQQAQIGVIKKLEQVMLDQVPVIPVTQSVSWSQMDSTRFTNWPSKQNPYANPAPYAAPDWGVVLLNLEPVQKK; this is translated from the coding sequence ATGAAACGATCGGCAGTTGTACGACTTCTCGCAGGCGCGTGTGGCCTCGCTCTGGCCGCGACCGCCTGCGGCGGGCAGTCCGGCGAGGGCGGCGGCTCGGCGGGTGCCAGCACGCTGTCGGTGGTGAACGCCTCCGGCGCGTTGTGGACCTGCAACTTCAACCCCTATGCGCCCGCCTCAGGGCAGACCGCGGGCGCCATCTGGGAGCCCCTGATCTACGTCAACACCCTGACCGGCAAGGAGAAGCCCTGGCTGGCAACGGGCTACAAGTGGAGCTCGGATCGCAAGGAGCTCACCTTCACCACGCGTTCCGGCGTGAAGTGGACCGACGGCAAGCCGTTCACCGCCAAGGACGTCGCCTACACCTTCAACGCAGCCAAGGCCAACGACGCGCTGGACAGCTACGCCCTGTGGGGTGAGGGCGTCCTCGACAGCGTGACCGCGGTGAACGACAGCACGGTGAAGTTCCGGTTCAAGCGGGTGTCCACCTCGTCGTTCTACTACATCGCCGGCCAGACCTGGATCCTGCCCGAACACGTGTGGAGCAAGGTCAAGGATCCGGTGAAGGAGATGATGCGCAAGCCGGTCGGCACCGGGCCGTACACCATCGGCTCGTGCACACCGCAGGCCGTCACCTACACCAAGAACACGAAGTACTGGCAGAAGGGCAAGCCCAAGGTCGACAAGGTGCTCTACCCCGCCTTCGTCGACAACCAGCCGGCCAACCGCTATCTCGCGCAGGGCAAGGGCGACTGGGGCGGCCAGTTCGTCCCGAACATCGACAACTACTGGGTGGCCAAGGACAAGGCGCACCGCAAGTACTGGTATCCGCCGAGCGGCAACGTCTACATCGGCATCAACTCCGCCAAGCCCTACCTCGGTGACAAGCGGGTCCGCCAGGCGCTGTCGTTCGCGGTGGACCGGGACAAGGTGTCCAGCGACGCGATGTACGGCTACCAGCCGCCGGCCAACCAGGCCGCGATTCCCACGCCCACGTTCAAGGACTGGCTCGACCAGGCCGCCGTGTCGAAGTACGACTACGGCTTCGACCCGGCGAAGGTGGCGAGCAGGCTCCAGGCGGCCGGGTTCACCAAGGGCCCGGACGGGATGTTCAAGACGCCCGACGGCAAGCCGTTCAAGCTGAGCATCATCAACAACGGCGGGTTCACCGACTGGGTGGCCGCGGTGCAGGTGCTGACGGCGAGCTTCAAGAAGGCCGGCATCGCAGTGGAGGCGCTCAACCTCAACGGCAACGAGTACAACCGCCGGCTCAGTCAGGGCCAGTTCGACCTGGCGTACATGTCGGCGAGCTCCGGCCCGACGCCGTACTACGAACTCCGCGACGTTCTCTACGGCGCCTACGCCAAGCCGGTCGGGCAGGACACCAGCCGCAACTACGAGCGCTGGAAGAACCCGGCCACCGACGCCCTGATCCGCCAGTACGACACGTTGACCGACCAGCAGGCCCAGATCGGCGTGATCAAGAAGCTGGAGCAGGTGATGCTGGACCAGGTGCCGGTCATCCCGGTCACCCAGTCGGTCTCGTGGAGCCAGATGGACAGCACGAGGTTCACCAACTGGCCGTCGAAGCAGAACCCCTACGCCAACCCGGCGCCGTACGCGGCACCCGACTGGGGCGTCGTCCTGCTCAACCTCGAGCCCGTGCAGAAGAAGTGA
- a CDS encoding ABC transporter permease, producing the protein MPRLIRRLEFFVVTFWAAVSINFLLPRMMPGDPIQQMMARMKGQITGSRRHSLEVMLGLNTHEPLWKQYISYWGQVFRFDFGSSITYFPDSVTSVISIAIPWTLGLVGVTTILAFLLGTLLGAVAAWRRGGVLDSVLPPVFTVVGALPFFWVGLLFLYVFGVLLPWAPIGFGYDITAGQLSFNWQTISQIVSHAILPATVIVLTSIGGWILTMRNTMIGVLSEDYVKMARAKGLPSGRIMLQYASRNAILPNLTGFAMSLGFVISGALLVELVFTYPGVGYLLVQAVTGQDYPLMQALFLLITAATLVSVLIADAVTFVLDPRTRGRA; encoded by the coding sequence ATGCCTCGACTGATCCGCAGGCTGGAGTTCTTCGTCGTCACGTTCTGGGCAGCGGTGAGCATCAACTTCCTGCTGCCCAGGATGATGCCCGGAGACCCGATCCAGCAGATGATGGCCCGGATGAAGGGCCAGATCACCGGTTCCCGACGACACTCGCTGGAGGTGATGCTGGGCCTGAACACCCACGAACCCCTGTGGAAGCAGTACATCTCCTACTGGGGCCAGGTGTTCCGGTTCGACTTCGGCTCCTCCATCACCTACTTCCCCGACAGTGTGACCAGCGTGATCTCGATCGCGATCCCGTGGACGCTGGGGCTGGTCGGGGTCACCACGATCCTGGCGTTCCTGCTCGGAACCCTGCTGGGCGCGGTCGCCGCCTGGCGGCGCGGTGGCGTGCTCGACAGCGTGCTGCCGCCGGTGTTCACCGTGGTCGGCGCGCTGCCGTTCTTCTGGGTGGGACTGCTGTTCCTGTACGTCTTCGGCGTCCTGCTCCCGTGGGCGCCGATCGGGTTCGGGTACGACATCACCGCGGGCCAGTTGTCGTTCAACTGGCAGACGATCAGCCAGATCGTCTCGCACGCGATACTCCCGGCCACGGTGATCGTGCTGACCTCCATCGGCGGCTGGATCCTCACCATGCGCAACACGATGATCGGCGTGCTGTCGGAGGACTACGTGAAGATGGCGCGGGCCAAGGGCCTGCCGTCGGGCCGGATCATGTTGCAGTACGCCAGCCGCAACGCCATCTTGCCCAACCTCACCGGGTTCGCCATGTCGCTCGGCTTCGTCATCAGCGGCGCGCTGCTGGTGGAGCTGGTGTTCACCTACCCGGGGGTCGGCTACCTGCTGGTGCAGGCGGTGACCGGGCAGGACTACCCGCTGATGCAGGCGCTGTTCCTGCTCATCACCGCGGCGACGCTGGTGTCGGTGCTGATCGCCGACGCCGTGACGTTCGTCCTCGACCCACGGACCCGGGGCAGGGCGTGA
- a CDS encoding ABC transporter permease, which produces MSTDLNHTEDTGSISTAVGAAADQDDGNRHRGAIGQLLGSIAHNPKALTGAAILGLFVVVAVFAPLVAPYDPHVTDYGRGVGPSGAHWLGTTTYGQDIFSQLVYGTRQSLLIAFLVGGVATVVSALIGVGAAYVGNLVDHGLSLFTDIFLVIPGLPLLIVISSYIRGGGIMVMVGVIAVTSWAYGARQFRAQALSLRNREFLDAARVRGERTSYTVVFEILPTMSGLLVANFLGAAVYGVLAVAGLQFIGLGDITSISWGSMMHWAENNEALQAGTPLWDLAPGLCIALLGASFSLINYAFDEVSNPALRPPRRRRPQRNQQNPKEVAGATTVQQA; this is translated from the coding sequence ATGAGCACCGACCTCAACCACACCGAGGACACCGGCAGCATCAGCACCGCGGTGGGGGCGGCGGCCGACCAGGATGACGGCAACCGTCACCGGGGTGCGATCGGCCAGTTGCTCGGCTCGATCGCGCACAATCCGAAGGCACTCACCGGTGCCGCCATCCTGGGCCTGTTCGTGGTGGTCGCGGTGTTCGCACCGCTGGTCGCGCCGTACGACCCGCACGTCACCGACTACGGCCGCGGTGTCGGCCCGAGCGGCGCGCACTGGCTCGGCACCACGACGTACGGCCAGGACATCTTCTCCCAGCTGGTGTACGGCACCCGCCAGTCGCTGCTGATCGCGTTCCTCGTCGGCGGGGTGGCCACCGTGGTGTCGGCACTCATCGGCGTGGGCGCGGCGTACGTCGGCAACCTGGTCGACCACGGGCTGTCCCTGTTCACCGACATCTTCCTGGTGATCCCGGGCCTGCCGCTGCTGATCGTCATCTCCTCCTACATCCGCGGCGGCGGCATCATGGTGATGGTCGGCGTCATCGCGGTGACCAGCTGGGCCTACGGCGCGCGCCAGTTCCGGGCGCAGGCGCTGTCGCTGCGCAACCGGGAGTTCCTGGATGCCGCACGGGTGCGTGGGGAACGCACCTCCTACACCGTGGTCTTCGAGATCCTGCCCACCATGTCGGGGCTGTTGGTGGCCAACTTCCTCGGCGCCGCGGTGTACGGCGTGCTGGCGGTGGCCGGCCTGCAGTTCATCGGCCTGGGCGACATCACCTCGATCAGCTGGGGCTCGATGATGCACTGGGCGGAGAACAACGAGGCCCTGCAGGCGGGAACGCCGTTGTGGGACCTCGCGCCCGGCCTGTGCATCGCCTTGCTGGGTGCGAGTTTCTCCCTCATCAACTACGCCTTCGACGAGGTGAGCAACCCGGCCCTGCGCCCGCCGCGACGGCGCCGGCCGCAGCGCAACCAGCAGAACCCGAAGGAGGTGGCCGGTGCAACCACTGTCCAGCAGGCCTGA
- a CDS encoding ABC transporter ATP-binding protein yields the protein MQPLSSRPDTAPRTGQALLDVTDLVVDYGVDEPVRAVDHVSLRVRRGEFVGIVGESGCGKSTLLYAVARLLSPPARIVSGQVDFAGHQMVRLTEDELRPIRWRDYSVVMQSAMNALNPVLSIGAQLRDAMAAHERIPAAQMRQRSEEVLRLVGIDPIHLTSYPHQLSGGMRQRAMIAMALVFRPDLIIMDEPTSALDVVAQRSLMRRVKALQEEFGFAVVFVTHDMSLVSHYSDRLAIMYAGQLVELGPTREVFAHARHPYSEGLLGAFPSLRGERRELTGIPGAPPDLRHPPRGCRFQPRCPKVMDICREDPPPYQVGAAELVRCHLYGPDAAPERQEPR from the coding sequence GTGCAACCACTGTCCAGCAGGCCTGACACCGCACCGAGGACCGGGCAAGCGCTGCTTGACGTCACCGACCTGGTGGTCGACTACGGCGTGGACGAGCCGGTCCGCGCGGTCGACCACGTGAGCCTGCGGGTGCGCCGGGGCGAGTTCGTGGGCATCGTCGGCGAGTCCGGGTGCGGCAAGTCCACGTTGCTGTACGCCGTGGCCCGGCTGCTCAGCCCGCCCGCGCGCATCGTGTCCGGGCAGGTCGACTTCGCCGGTCACCAGATGGTCCGGCTCACCGAGGACGAGCTGCGGCCGATCCGCTGGCGCGACTACTCCGTGGTGATGCAGAGCGCGATGAACGCGCTCAATCCCGTCCTCAGCATCGGCGCCCAACTGCGCGACGCGATGGCCGCACACGAACGCATCCCGGCCGCACAGATGCGGCAGCGGTCGGAGGAGGTGCTGCGGCTGGTCGGCATCGACCCGATCCACCTGACCAGCTACCCACACCAGCTGTCCGGCGGCATGCGGCAGCGCGCCATGATCGCGATGGCGCTGGTGTTCCGGCCCGACCTGATCATCATGGACGAGCCGACGTCCGCGCTCGACGTGGTGGCCCAGCGGTCGTTGATGCGGCGGGTCAAGGCGCTGCAGGAGGAGTTCGGCTTCGCGGTCGTGTTCGTCACCCACGACATGTCGCTGGTCAGCCACTACTCCGACCGGCTGGCGATCATGTACGCCGGACAGCTGGTCGAGCTCGGCCCCACCCGCGAGGTGTTCGCACACGCCCGGCATCCCTACAGCGAGGGCCTGCTCGGCGCGTTCCCCTCCCTGCGGGGCGAACGCCGCGAGCTGACCGGCATCCCGGGCGCCCCGCCGGACCTGCGGCACCCGCCGCGCGGGTGCCGCTTCCAGCCGCGCTGCCCGAAGGTGATGGACATCTGCCGCGAGGACCCGCCGCCCTACCAGGTCGGGGCCGCCGAACTCGTCCGCTGCCATCTCTACGGACCCGACGCCGCGCCCGAACGACAGGAGCCGCGATGA
- a CDS encoding ABC transporter ATP-binding protein — MTAAPNPVVREEPGPVLRATNLTRHFRVGGRLGRNTLHAVDGVDLTIGRREIVALVGESGSGKSTVARLLALLHPVTAGEIHYHGRPVGSLRGRRQHLDYRRRVQMVFQDPYSSLSPVYPVSHAIMRSLRLHRSDLSASERTKEAERLLALVGLTPPGEVLRKYPHELSGGQRQRVGFAAALACRPEVILADEPVSMLDVSIRIGLLNLMARLREQEDVSFLYITHDLASARYVADRMMVMYAGQVVESGPAEQVLADPRHPYTQLLLSAAPDPDAMREESGPDDYGEPPRVVDPEEGCRFRPRCPLAIPVCENVTPPLGALTPGHSAACHVAAMNAGTPAAPASPTAG; from the coding sequence ATGACCGCCGCACCGAACCCCGTCGTACGCGAGGAGCCCGGCCCGGTCCTAAGGGCCACCAACCTCACCCGCCACTTCCGCGTCGGCGGCCGGCTGGGACGCAACACCCTGCACGCCGTCGATGGTGTGGACCTCACGATCGGGCGGCGCGAGATCGTCGCCCTGGTGGGTGAGAGCGGCAGCGGCAAGAGCACGGTCGCGAGGTTGCTCGCGCTGCTGCACCCGGTGACCGCGGGCGAGATCCACTACCACGGCCGGCCGGTGGGATCGCTCCGCGGACGAAGGCAGCACCTGGACTACCGCCGCCGGGTGCAGATGGTCTTCCAGGACCCCTACAGCTCACTGAGCCCGGTCTATCCCGTCTCGCACGCGATCATGCGCTCGCTGCGGTTGCACCGCAGCGACCTGTCCGCGTCCGAGCGCACGAAGGAGGCCGAACGCCTCCTCGCGCTGGTGGGGCTCACCCCGCCCGGTGAGGTGCTGCGGAAGTACCCCCACGAGCTCAGCGGCGGCCAGCGGCAGCGCGTCGGCTTCGCGGCGGCGCTGGCCTGCCGGCCGGAGGTGATCCTGGCCGACGAGCCGGTGTCGATGCTGGACGTCTCGATTCGGATCGGGCTGCTCAACCTGATGGCCAGGCTGCGCGAGCAAGAGGACGTGTCGTTCCTCTACATCACCCACGACCTGGCCAGCGCGCGGTACGTCGCCGACCGAATGATGGTGATGTACGCCGGGCAGGTGGTGGAGAGCGGGCCGGCCGAACAGGTGCTCGCCGACCCGCGTCATCCGTACACCCAACTGCTGCTGTCGGCCGCACCGGACCCGGACGCGATGCGGGAGGAGAGCGGCCCGGACGACTACGGCGAACCGCCCCGGGTCGTCGACCCGGAGGAGGGCTGCCGGTTCAGGCCGCGTTGCCCGCTGGCGATTCCGGTGTGCGAGAACGTCACGCCACCCCTGGGTGCGCTGACCCCGGGTCACTCCGCGGCCTGCCACGTCGCGGCCATGAACGCGGGCACCCCGGCGGCACCCGCGTCGCCAACCGCGGGTTGA
- a CDS encoding phytanoyl-CoA dioxygenase family protein, giving the protein MERKQPTPLDDFLFDLRGYLVLKNAVEPELLADLNHAFDNFPDLAPGQWWGNAQRRDYTDETGFELHNVVEAGEPFERLIDHPSWVSLVTHFAGEEKCYVEGVFIDECIASIRTSGGHHPVHSGGFQGAMRGAYQYKNGVFRCGQVNIILALTDVGEGDGPTMVIPGSHKSNFPHPLAGDYAAGDRMDTLEGAIPLHLEKGDALLFVDGLMHGGSSRTNPGERRVLIYRYGPSWARTRFNYEYSPELLDRLTPERRRILQPVAPARPPVAQPVP; this is encoded by the coding sequence GTGGAACGAAAGCAGCCGACCCCGTTGGACGACTTCCTGTTCGACCTTCGTGGTTACCTGGTGCTGAAGAACGCCGTCGAGCCGGAGCTTCTGGCCGACCTCAACCACGCGTTCGACAACTTCCCCGACCTCGCCCCCGGCCAGTGGTGGGGCAACGCGCAGCGCCGCGACTACACCGACGAGACCGGTTTCGAACTGCACAACGTCGTCGAGGCCGGCGAGCCGTTCGAGCGGCTCATCGACCACCCGTCCTGGGTCAGCCTGGTCACGCACTTCGCCGGTGAGGAGAAGTGTTACGTGGAAGGCGTCTTCATCGACGAGTGCATCGCCTCGATCCGCACCTCCGGTGGCCACCACCCGGTGCACAGCGGCGGTTTCCAGGGCGCCATGCGCGGCGCCTACCAGTACAAGAACGGCGTCTTTCGCTGCGGACAGGTCAACATCATCCTGGCGCTCACCGACGTGGGCGAGGGCGACGGCCCCACGATGGTGATCCCGGGCAGCCACAAGTCGAACTTCCCGCACCCGCTGGCCGGTGACTACGCGGCCGGGGACCGGATGGACACCCTCGAGGGCGCGATCCCGTTGCACCTTGAGAAGGGCGACGCGCTGTTGTTCGTGGACGGGCTGATGCACGGCGGGAGCAGCCGCACCAACCCGGGCGAGCGCCGCGTCCTCATCTACCGCTACGGCCCGTCGTGGGCGCGTACGCGGTTCAACTACGAGTACTCACCGGAGCTGCTGGACCGGCTGACCCCGGAGCGGCGGCGGATCCTGCAGCCGGTCGCCCCGGCCCGCCCGCCGGTGGCCCAGCCGGTGCCCTGA
- a CDS encoding glucose 1-dehydrogenase: MNVFDSFSLEGRKALVTGGNRGLGRAFTVALAQAGAEVAFVSRHADRNKQAAADLAEIGVRAVPITGDITVAADVDRAVEETVAALGGLDILVNNAGVCFHAPSWEVTDEVWDQVFDLNVRALWRCCRVAGRHMADNGGGSIVNVGSISGMIVNRPQWQPAYNASKAAVHQLTKSLAAEWAPNGIRVNALAPGYVKTEMAPVDRPEFRRQWIEDAPQQRYASPSEIAPSVVFLASPAASFMTGSVLVVDGGYTVF, translated from the coding sequence GTGAACGTCTTCGACAGCTTCAGCCTCGAGGGTCGCAAGGCCCTGGTCACCGGCGGCAACCGCGGCCTGGGCAGGGCCTTCACGGTCGCCTTGGCCCAGGCCGGTGCAGAGGTCGCCTTCGTGTCCCGGCACGCCGACCGCAACAAGCAGGCCGCCGCGGATCTGGCCGAAATCGGCGTACGTGCCGTACCGATCACCGGGGACATCACCGTGGCCGCCGACGTGGACCGTGCGGTGGAGGAGACCGTCGCCGCACTCGGCGGACTGGACATCCTCGTCAACAACGCGGGGGTGTGCTTCCACGCACCGTCGTGGGAGGTCACCGACGAGGTGTGGGACCAGGTGTTCGACCTCAACGTCCGTGCGCTGTGGCGTTGCTGCCGGGTGGCCGGCCGCCACATGGCCGATAACGGTGGCGGGTCGATCGTCAACGTGGGTTCGATTTCCGGCATGATCGTCAACCGCCCGCAGTGGCAGCCCGCCTACAACGCGTCCAAGGCGGCCGTGCACCAGTTGACGAAGTCGCTGGCGGCGGAGTGGGCGCCGAACGGCATCCGGGTCAACGCGCTCGCGCCCGGCTACGTCAAGACGGAGATGGCGCCGGTGGACCGGCCGGAGTTCCGGCGGCAGTGGATCGAGGACGCGCCCCAGCAGCGGTACGCCTCACCTTCGGAGATCGCGCCGAGCGTGGTGTTCCTGGCCAGTCCGGCGGCGTCGTTCATGACCGGTTCCGTGCTCGTCGTCGACGGCGGTTACACCGTCTTCTGA
- a CDS encoding mandelate racemase/muconate lactonizing enzyme family protein has protein sequence MSKVVSASAYLVDLEVETPRTDAVQSFVKQETVFVEITTDDGHTGLGYSYTIGTGGHAVLALLRHDLLPRLVGTEAGDIEARWNDLYALTRATSIGVITALALAAVDTALWDVRCRRAGEPLWRMAGGFRQQVPVYDTEGGWLHLPTEELVAGAAASRDAGLFGVKLKVGKPRVAEDVARVAAVRAELGPGTEIMVDANQSLTVAGATRRARAFEELDVAWLEEPLPADDVSGHALLARASSVPVAVGESLYSLGQFRGYLEAGAAGIVQVDVARIGGITPWLKVAHLAEAFNVAVAPHFLMELHVSLAAAVPNGSYVEHIPQLRAITTEELRIVDGHAVAPDVPGLGIAWDADAIDNRRVA, from the coding sequence ATGAGCAAGGTGGTCAGCGCGTCGGCGTACCTCGTCGACCTGGAGGTGGAGACCCCGCGCACCGACGCGGTGCAGTCGTTCGTCAAGCAGGAGACGGTGTTCGTCGAGATCACCACCGACGACGGTCACACCGGGCTCGGCTACAGCTACACGATCGGCACCGGCGGACACGCCGTCCTGGCGCTCCTGCGGCACGACCTGCTGCCGCGGCTGGTGGGCACCGAGGCCGGCGACATCGAGGCGCGGTGGAACGACCTGTACGCCCTGACCCGGGCGACCAGCATCGGCGTCATCACCGCGCTCGCACTCGCCGCGGTCGACACCGCGTTGTGGGACGTCCGCTGCCGGCGTGCCGGGGAGCCGCTGTGGCGGATGGCCGGCGGGTTCCGGCAGCAGGTGCCGGTCTACGACACCGAGGGCGGCTGGTTGCACCTGCCGACCGAGGAACTCGTCGCCGGCGCGGCCGCCTCCCGCGACGCCGGGTTGTTCGGGGTGAAGCTGAAGGTGGGCAAGCCGCGCGTCGCCGAGGACGTCGCCCGCGTCGCCGCGGTCCGGGCCGAGCTCGGCCCCGGCACGGAGATCATGGTCGATGCCAACCAGTCGTTGACAGTGGCCGGTGCGACCCGGCGGGCGCGGGCGTTCGAGGAGCTGGACGTCGCCTGGCTGGAGGAGCCGTTGCCGGCCGACGACGTGTCCGGCCACGCGTTGCTCGCCCGGGCTAGCTCGGTCCCGGTCGCGGTGGGTGAGTCGCTGTACTCCCTCGGACAGTTCCGGGGCTACCTCGAGGCGGGTGCGGCCGGGATCGTGCAGGTCGACGTGGCCCGGATCGGCGGGATCACGCCCTGGTTGAAGGTCGCTCACCTGGCCGAGGCGTTCAACGTCGCGGTGGCGCCGCACTTCCTGATGGAGCTGCACGTGAGTCTCGCCGCCGCGGTTCCCAACGGCTCCTACGTCGAGCACATCCCTCAGCTGCGGGCGATCACCACCGAGGAGCTGCGGATCGTCGACGGGCACGCGGTCGCGCCGGACGTGCCGGGGCTGGGCATCGCGTGGGACGCCGACGCCATCGACAACCGCCGGGTGGCGTGA
- a CDS encoding class I SAM-dependent methyltransferase: protein MPDDRRLRTTFDEAAVTYQSARPDYPEQLYADLLGLTGLQPPDHLLEVGCGPGKATLPLARAGFAITAVELGPALAEQARHNLAAFPDVEVVTASFEDWPGPADGTRFGLAYAATAWAWIDPAVKYARAAELLRPGGHLAVWNAVHGFPAGYDPFFEQIQEVYVELGEDKPDDRWPPPPPEDAPDLSAEFEESGHFEPVAVHRYVWGLRYTAEEYIALLDTFSGHIAMGPAKRERLYGEIRRRLAARPDGLLTRHWMSVLTVGRRR from the coding sequence ATGCCTGACGATCGGCGGCTGCGGACCACCTTCGACGAGGCGGCGGTGACGTACCAGTCGGCCCGTCCCGACTATCCCGAGCAGTTGTACGCCGACCTGCTCGGCCTCACCGGACTGCAACCCCCGGACCACCTGCTGGAGGTGGGCTGTGGCCCGGGCAAGGCCACCTTGCCGCTGGCACGGGCGGGGTTCGCGATCACCGCCGTGGAGCTGGGGCCGGCGCTGGCCGAGCAGGCCCGGCACAACCTGGCCGCCTTCCCCGACGTCGAGGTCGTCACCGCGTCCTTCGAGGACTGGCCGGGCCCGGCCGATGGGACGCGGTTCGGTCTCGCCTACGCCGCGACCGCCTGGGCCTGGATCGACCCGGCGGTGAAGTACGCCAGGGCTGCGGAGTTGCTGCGACCGGGTGGACACCTCGCGGTATGGAACGCCGTGCACGGCTTCCCGGCCGGGTACGACCCGTTCTTCGAACAGATCCAGGAGGTCTACGTCGAGCTCGGGGAGGACAAGCCCGACGACCGGTGGCCACCGCCTCCGCCGGAGGACGCGCCGGACCTCTCGGCGGAGTTCGAGGAGTCGGGCCACTTCGAGCCGGTGGCAGTGCACCGTTACGTGTGGGGCCTTCGCTACACCGCCGAGGAGTACATCGCCTTGCTGGACACGTTTTCCGGCCACATCGCGATGGGGCCCGCGAAGCGGGAACGGCTGTACGGCGAGATCCGCCGCCGGCTCGCGGCCCGCCCCGACGGCCTGCTGACCCGCCACTGGATGTCGGTGCTCACCGTCGGCCGCCGCCGCTGA
- a CDS encoding isochorismatase family cysteine hydrolase, whose amino-acid sequence MRALVVIDMQNGFCHPEGSLAHVGMKLADVDQAVATTAEVVADARRNRAPVIFTRHVYRPGRADEGVNAARLNPRLAQLDGLVAGTWDAALVAELGALPDDLVVDKVRFDAFLWTSLDPLLRGLGVTDLVFAGVVTNICVESTVRSAFMHDYGVTVLSDCCAAQTPRLHEISLEALDAYGLATVTSVDAGFTFAREETLEVPAAAMPTVA is encoded by the coding sequence ATGAGAGCGCTCGTCGTCATCGACATGCAGAACGGCTTCTGTCATCCGGAGGGATCACTCGCGCACGTGGGGATGAAACTCGCGGACGTGGACCAGGCCGTCGCGACCACCGCCGAGGTGGTAGCCGACGCGCGCCGCAACCGCGCGCCGGTGATCTTCACCCGGCACGTCTACCGACCCGGCCGGGCCGACGAGGGAGTCAACGCCGCCCGGCTGAACCCCCGCCTCGCGCAGTTGGACGGACTGGTCGCGGGCACCTGGGACGCGGCGCTCGTCGCCGAACTCGGCGCGCTGCCCGACGACCTGGTGGTCGACAAGGTGCGCTTCGACGCGTTCTTGTGGACGTCGCTGGACCCGCTGCTGCGCGGGCTCGGCGTCACCGACCTCGTCTTCGCCGGCGTCGTCACCAACATCTGCGTGGAGTCGACGGTGCGGTCGGCGTTCATGCACGACTACGGGGTCACGGTGCTGTCCGACTGCTGCGCGGCGCAGACGCCACGCCTGCACGAGATCTCACTGGAGGCACTGGACGCGTACGGGCTGGCGACGGTCACCTCCGTCGACGCCGGCTTCACCTTCGCCCGGGAGGAGACCCTGGAGGTGCCGGCCGCGGCGATGCCCACGGTCGCCTAA
- a CDS encoding helix-turn-helix domain-containing protein encodes MPSEIKSMRAVAHPVRLRMLSLLTGAAMSAAELAQELGITHANASYHLRLLVAAGMLEPAGEENVRGGVAKRYRYLVRAPGTPGAAGSPATSAPTTTPTATGEVDLEQLPVWQAIADELVRRAHHQVRTEHPVLLSDAELWVEPETWQRVVALAAEASNLLHTNARRARTSGTIRVNATMALFELAQRDAQKNARKNAQKEHGR; translated from the coding sequence ATGCCGTCGGAGATCAAGAGCATGCGGGCCGTCGCCCATCCGGTCCGGCTGCGCATGCTGTCCCTGCTCACCGGTGCGGCCATGTCGGCCGCCGAGCTGGCCCAGGAGCTGGGCATCACCCACGCCAACGCGTCCTACCACCTGCGCCTGCTGGTGGCAGCCGGGATGCTGGAGCCGGCCGGTGAGGAGAACGTGCGCGGCGGAGTGGCCAAGCGCTACCGCTATCTCGTCCGCGCACCCGGGACGCCCGGAGCAGCGGGGTCGCCCGCGACGTCGGCCCCGACCACCACCCCGACGGCGACCGGCGAGGTCGACCTCGAGCAGCTGCCGGTCTGGCAGGCGATAGCCGACGAGCTCGTCCGGCGCGCGCACCACCAGGTCCGCACCGAGCACCCGGTGCTGCTCTCCGACGCCGAGTTGTGGGTCGAACCCGAAACCTGGCAGCGGGTGGTGGCCCTGGCCGCCGAGGCGTCCAACCTCCTGCACACCAACGCCCGCCGGGCGCGCACGTCCGGCACCATCCGGGTCAACGCGACCATGGCGCTGTTCGAGCTCGCCCAAAGGGACGCGCAGAAGAACGCCCGGAAGAACGCACAGAAGGAGCACGGGCGATGA